The following nucleotide sequence is from Vulpes lagopus strain Blue_001 chromosome 1, ASM1834538v1, whole genome shotgun sequence.
AGGTCCTACTGGGGTAAAAAGAATGACTGGAATGAGAATATTCAGGTAAATGAAGGAAGTGACAGAGGATAGAGGGTAAGGAGACATCAAAAACGGGTCAGAAGCTATAAGAGAGTTTGCTGATGATGTACTGTGAGTcagtggagagggaggggaagcaggggtCAGTGTGAGAGTTGGGTCAGATTAGGGCTTTTGTAGGGATAGAAATTTGTATACATAAGGCAATATAGGGGCAGTAGTGGATATTCTGAAAGACTTGGATTTTTGATGACATTTAAGGTACACTTGCATATAAGGGATAATGGCCAGTTAGACAAAAGTGGGCAATCAAGTCAAGTCATAGCCCATGGTCCTTGGCAGGACTAGCCCATAGGTACTAAATAAGCAAAATAGGCAATAATTGCCATTTGAGTTCACTATGGTGTGGAGGaagcaaacattttctttcaatgtAAGTGATGCTTGAGTTCCAAGAGGGAGGGTGTGTGATTTATCTAAATTTCTTAACAACGTCATTATCCCTAAATGGAAGTTAATCAATATcatcactcaaaaataaaatatagacttAGGAGTCCCACTGAGTGATGTGCACACAAGAGGAAtagataagataaataaatgaactggCCTATGTccaatctctctccctttctttctttcttttcttttctttcttttctttctttctttctttctttctttctttctttctttctttctttctttctttctttctttctttttttagagagagcctatgtgagaaggaagagagaggcaaagggagagggagaagaagagagaggatcttaagtaggctccacgcctagcccgacacaaggcttgatctcatgaccttgagatcatgacctgagctgaaatcacaagtcagatgcttaacccactgagccacccagacaggtGCCCCAGTCCAATCTCTTTTTGAAGGAAACCACCCTAGAGGCAGTGGTCCTCACTCTTTATATTTACTCCCAACCAAACCTTCCCTCTGGATACTGGTCTAGGTATAGAATGCTATGACCCCAAGACTGCAGGCATTACCTGGAGCATGAGTCTGTCCCAGGTCTTGGTGACTCCATTATTTTTCCATTGGTCATCATTGTTTGGAGGGCTACTGTTTTGGTACCTCTCCAGCATCTGCTTCAGGAAGAGGTTGGGTGTGAACTATGGtgggaagagacaaaaaaaggagAGTTAGCACACTCCAAGTGATTTTCTCAGCCTGTTGCTAGGGGCACTGAACATTGTCTCTTGGAGCAAAACTTTTCAGAGGCACCAAAAGGGACGGGGTGGGTGTGAGGGCGCTCTGGATGGCTGAAGTCCCCATGAAGGAAGAAGgacacccctgccctccctcccatcATCTTCAAAGAAATCCCAGTGAGTCCAGGGTGGACAGGCATTTTAGGGTGGCTTAGgctaggaaatggagaaaaggagagaaagcaggatGCTGAATTGAGAGGAAGTCTTAGATGTGGTGGATGACATCATCCTATTGCAGGGCCAGTGGCCACAGTGCAGTGGGAAGAGCACAGCAGTGTACGCATGGGCCCGGAGAGTCGCTCTCCTGGACTCAgcattttttgcttttctttctttctttctctttctttcttctttctttctttctttctttctttctttctttctttctttctttctttctttctttctttctttctttctttctttctttctttctttctttctttctttcttctcttttctttttttaagagattttatttatttattcatgagagacacagagagaggcagagacacaggcagagggagaagcaggctccctgtgggaagcctgacatgggactcgatccctggaccccaggctcatgccctgagccaaaggcagacgctcaactgctgagccacccaggtgtccctcagggctcttttctttcacttaccaACTGTGTAACCTCAGACAAGTTACCTCACCTTTCTAAGTATCATTTCTTTACCTGTAAAGTGACCATAGTGATAATACCTATTTCATAGAGTTATAATGAGGATTAAGTAAAGTTATATATGATATTAAAGCACATATTAGAGTGGCTATACAGACTGAGGGCCTAATACGTGTCAGCTATTACGCTgttataatgataatgatgactTACATGATCATTTTTGCTCTGTGCTTTTTGCAATTGTACTCACAAAGTCTCGTTGTGTGGCTGCTGTGATACAAGATGCCACTTCAAAGCCATATACTATAAACATCAGAATGAAATACTGGAAgggaaacaaatgggaaaaaaagaattacatttatctccaaaaaagagaatttaaaaaagataattattatagTCTTTCAGCATATTCATCTAAGTATAGCCATCTAGTCATTAATGAAATTATTCAACAAACACTCATTGATCAGCTGTTTGGTGCAGGACTTGGTGCTAGGTGCTAATCAGCCCAATTCCCTCCTTATGCCCAGAGAACAAACGACTATTGAATACAGAGCTTTCTCAGTCCTGTATCCTACATTTCTGTTTTaactgagaaaaacaaatcaagagaATGAactgatgtgtgtatgtgtgtttgttcaATGGCTGGCAAGAGAGTCTTGGTGGATCAGACACCACAGAGAGCTCCATAAATTCCTTCTTACCGAGGGAAGTTTTCTTTATAGTTTACTGAAAATTTAGAATTACAgaggccagaaaaaaataaaccagatcGTGTTTAATATCCATTGTCCCTCCTGACTAGGTCCAGTCTCACTAGAGTGGAGTGGATCCTGGTACACTGCCTTTCACCAGCGCTCTTCTCTCAGGCCCCAGCCTTCCAGGTACGGGTCAGGCAAGTGGAACAGACCTCACTGTGTTGctgctgtgtgtctgtgtgttgctgttgtgtgtgtgtgtgtgtgtgtgtgtgtccacactCGCACATGGGCACACATGCTTTTGCATGGTGCCTCCCCACCATACTGCCTCTATTTATGACTGAAAGATATCTGAACGTCAAGTTGCCTCTGAATCTGGGATGAGGACTATTTGCGAGGGTCTGTCTTTGCTTTTCTGGACCCTGCATGTTCACTTTTGTTCCCTGGATTCTTCTAGGGAAGGGGCGTTGCAGTCAGTGTCCATGGGGGAGGGCAAGGAAACCTGTTCTCTCTCCAGGGCAGGGATGGCTCTCTGAGTAGGACCCTCTCCTGCCCTAACTACTCAGCTACTACTCAGAGAAAGGCTTTGGCTGGGGAGTTAGCAGCAGGAGCTTCTCCAGAGGCCTCATAACACTTGCTGCCTTGTTTTTTGTTAAGAGCTTTGCTGGTTGGGGGTACCTGCCTGACTCAGTCGGTAGAGCGcgtggctcttgatcttgaggttgtgagtttgaggctCATGTTGGCTGTagaaattacttagaaataaaatccttaaagaaaaaaagagctttttttaTACTCTCATGATTATATTTTGCacatttaaatgaacaaatggattaTTTTCCTCCTTGAGGAGGACATTATACTGTCACcataatattcatttctttaagttGACAACTCTAATTATCCATCCTGATTTTGTCCTTTTATCTATCCACTTGTATCCATGGAAACATGAGAATTTctcttaaaaagggaaaaaattgaaaatacagatttttcccatttggtAGCCTGTCATTCTTTTTGCCTCTTCTATgctctttttaaaggaaacattttacATTGCTTTCAACACTCTTACCTAAAAGTGTGAGAAATATCACACCTTTATTCCTTtgtaaaaaaattgaaaggattTTGTTCAACAAAGTATTTTGTTGAACTTTCTAGcagacataaatatataaaaatacattaaacataAATACATCAAATCTTTTGATAGCTGAAATGTTGTAGAAAAAAAAGCTTAGTGCATGGGTTATTAGTATCTACATGACACTTATGACAACTTTTTCACACTGAAAAAAAGGGCTTTGATGGCTCCTCTTCAAGGGGCTGGACACTCCAGAAAGGAGGTGCTGAGGATGCAGGGTTTTTCCCCACCAGCCCCTTGGCAGCtgccctgctccttctctttgcAGGGCACAAGTGAAGAATGTTCCCTCCTGGCTTTGTCAGGTATACGTGGCTGCCCAAGGTGAGACCAGGATGCAGGTAAAACTTGTCTCTGGGGAtacctgcccctcctctccctttccctgcatTCTTTACCCACCTGAACAAGTGGGTGCTTTTGTCCCAGAACAAACTCATGCTAAAGGAATCAGAGAATGTAAATGTTCTGCATTCCCTAGGTGTCAGGGCAAAGTTTAGATCACAGGAAAAGTAAACCAACAAGCACTTTAAGTTGCTGGGCTTGATCTATAAAGATGTAACTCAAGTCCTGCAGCACTTGGGTAGGAGAGTTATTtcaggttggggggtgggggtgggacccCATCACAGTGTGAGGAAAAAACCACTGTTCTAAGCATGGGGGCCAAGAATAGAAGTCTAGACCCAATCCCAAGGGTTCTTAGCTCTGCTGGTAGCAAATTTGCTTCCATCTATGAAGCCGGGAATTGACCTTGCTGTCTGTGGCTTAGGGCTGAAGCCTCTGCGGCTGCGTAGTGTTAGAGGTTCCACAGGCAGGTGGGGCCGACGCTGTGCTCTATAGTGCTGCGTGTCAAGGTTTTCTAGGGTCCCTGAAGAGTAGAGTGAATACAAAATATGGGAAATGCAGGTCATTATACAAAATCATCAGCCTTAAGCTCAAAAATGTCTGAAAAAGCTCATGCTGTCTCTTAAAAATGCAtgcatattttgcattttctatccAAAGATATGAATGACTGATTggtattaaaataatactttaaactCCTTATTGTCAAGAGGAAAAAGCCTAATGATCATGTTCTCACGCTGTCTCTCTTTTGACCTATGTAGCTTCTGGCTGTACCTGCTGGATGCATGCAGGTACCAGGCGGAGAAGCACAGAtctgaaaaattctcaacaggatcACCCCCACGTTTCTCCTCTGTGAGTTCTCTGTACTGGAATCTTCTGGACTTGCAATGGTGGAGGGCATCCTTACCCCCACACGGACAAGCTTCACTGCAGGAGAGTCTTTTGCGCCTTCTCACCCCCACCTGGCTCTCTCTGTTCCCACCTACCCCACTGCAAGCCAAATCACTGCGCTTGGGGAAGAAGAAACAGTCCATCAAAATCGGTCCAGGAGCAACTGTAGAGAGTTTTAAGGTCTCACCGCCAAAAGAATTTTCCTGCTGGACTTCATGATGCCTACAATGCCTAGAACAGACAGGCAAAAGAGGCAGATGCCCACAAACATGCCGATCCAGGCCGCCCCGTAGATGTCATCGTTGTCGGTGGCTTCAAGCAGTGGGTAGAGGCTGTGCTGGTCGGATACAAAGAAGATGCACTCTGCCGTCAGGGCGATGCCGCACATCTGGGGGCAGAGGGCGTCTGTCaggctggggggcaggagagaagcaTCGGGAGAAGGATGCAGAAGGGTGGGAAGGGGGTTATGAGAGAGACTAACTCCGTCCCTGCAGAGGCTCAAAGTGATGGACTCATCACCAGGACATCAAACAGCTCATTCCATCCTAGTAATACATTGCATGCTTCCTCCCACCAGTCACTCCCTTATTGCTGTTTGGGAAAAGACCCAGGCAATTTCAGACCATCTAGAGTCCTTGGGGGCATGAACCACAAGCAACATCTTGTGGGGAGATCACCTCCCACTCTCCCACTGCCTTTCACCCAAATTCCTGGATTATAATATTTAACCCATTCTTGGTCATGCTCATTGGTGCCAGAGAGGCATTGAGTATTAGAGCTGGAAGGAACCTTGGTGGTTATCTTTCTCACCCCTTGCATTTTATAGACAAGGGACGTTGGCCTTGAAAGCCGATGACTTGTCTAGAGTCACATGGACTTAGAGGCAGGCTGGGCCCAGAGCCAGCGATCCTGGTTCTCAAGTGCTCTGTCAGCATGCCACACCCACACAGTGTGGCCTCTGAGCCACTCTCACATCCTGGTATTGCCTTCTGTGTGAGAAGGACAAGTAAATGCAAACATTTATCCCCAACAGGCTTAATAGAACAGTTCCACGGAAATCAAACTGAGGTGAAGTAGGAAAGAAACACCACAGCCTGTGTGTGGTGGGAATATTTGGACACTGACCATGGTTGACCTGgcttctttcagatttttgtgTCTTAAAGTTGGGAGGAAAAGatccattctttttaaaaatcatggtctTTCAACATATTGCGCAGTTCCACATGATAGTTTATATAATCAAATTCTAGCTAACATATTTTACTATCACATTTcctgaaaaaagaagagaggaagccaGTAATTATATCATTATTTTCCCTTAAACTTTCAAAAGTGagagtttaaaggaaaaataaataatccaaataataaaaaataatccccAAACCATGATTTCAGAAAGAACTTCCTGAAAAATACTTGTTACTTACACCAACAATCACATTTCCAAAAATCAGCAGGCCCTGGAAGCAACGAACAGTGGAGTCATCTTTGGCCATCTTCAGGATTTCCCACAAGCTGAAGACACAATGGAGAACATTACAACTGAATCGGACCAGGTGGCAAATGCCGCTCCAAGTTCCCGGATATGCCTACCTCACACCATCATGTATCACCTTCTTGTGTTCCGAAGCATCCAAACCAAAGTCAGGCAATCATTTAGCAAGGGAGGGAATTTGGTTACTAAGCTCTCGAatcactgtcatttttttaaaaaaagcctttatttatttattcatgagagacacagagaggcagagacacaggcagagggagaagcaggctccttgcagggagatggatgtaggacttgattccaggaccccaggatcacgacctgagctgaaggcagatgctcagccaatgagccacccaggcgcccctggatttgagatattttaaagtaGACCCAAAAGGTTTTGCTTAAGTATTTGGTGTTGGATAAGAGAAGAACAATTAAAGATaacttgaaaattattattattattatttaaattaaaatttgaaaatggtaAATCCATGGCAGTTGGTGCCCATATCGATTACAGGCAGCtgttaaaaatcattattatcaGAATATTCTGTTACCTTCAAAAAGAGctggcaattttaaaaataccctgtttatccaaaggatacaaaaatagatattcgaaggggcacatgcaccctgatgtttatggcagcattatcaacaatagccaaactatggaaagaaccaagtgtccattgattgatgaatggataaagaagatgtcacacatacacactgggaatattactcagccgtcaaaaagaatgaaatcttgccatttgcaatgacttggatggaactagagCATATTacgctaagcgaaataagtcaattccactcac
It contains:
- the UPK1B gene encoding uroplakin-1b isoform X1, translating into MAKDDSTVRCFQGLLIFGNVIVGMCGIALTAECIFFVSDQHSLYPLLEATDNDDIYGAAWIGMFVGICLFCLSVLGIVGIMKSSRKILLAYFILMFIVYGFEVASCITAATQRDFFTPNLFLKQMLERYQNSSPPNNDDQWKNNGVTKTWDRLMLQDHCCGVNGPSDWQKYTSAFRTENNDADYPWPRQCCVMNNLQEPLNLEACKLGVPGYYHKQGCYELISGPMNRHAWGVAWFGFAILCWTFWVLLGTMFYWSRIEY
- the UPK1B gene encoding uroplakin-1b isoform X2 is translated as MAKDDSTVRCFQGLLIFGNVIVGMCGIALTAECIFFVSDQHSLYPLLEATDNDDIYGAAWIGMFVGICLFCLSVLGIVGIMKSSRKILLAYFILMFIVYGFEVASCITAATQRDFFTPNLFLKQMLERYQNSSPPNNDDQWKNNGVTKTWDRLMLQDHCCGVNGPSDWQKYTSAFRTENNDADYPWPRQCCVMNNLQEPLNLEACKLGVPGYYHKQFWVLLGTMFYWSRIEY